The genomic stretch TTCTTTCTGATTGATCTATAATCTTCAGCCTTTCAAAGAACCGGCTGTCATTTGCATAAATGATTTGTTCGCAATGATATAGACGAGCAGCATCGGCAGTACCGATAAGCAAGCCCCTGCTAGCATGAGATGTGTCTGCATTGCTGCGGATGAGCCATAACGCAAATTGGCAAGGCCTACAGTTAACGTTTGCAGTTCGGGACTCGTCATTGTGAATACGAGCGGCAAAATATACTCATTCCAGCCATGCCGGAAAGCGAACAGTCCTGCAACGCCAAGCCCCGGTGCAAGCAGTGGAAGCATAACCTTAAAGAACGTCCTAATAAAACCAGAGCCGTCAATCATCGCTGCTTCGTCCAGCTCGCGCGGGATAGATTTAAAGAAGCTCGAAAGAATAAAATAAGTGCTCGCATGCGCGCTGATCAAAATTAAGATTACTCCCCACAATGAAGTGTTCAGATGCAGTATAACCATTAGATCATACTGAGGGCGAAGCACAACCGCACCTACGGAAACAAACAAGGTTGAAGCTTGTACTGCAACGTATAATTTCTTGCCGGGGAAGTCTCTGCGGTCCGTTACATAGGCAGCCATCGCTGCAACAAGCAGTGTTCCCACTGTAGACACCGTGCTAAGAAAGGTGCTGTTCCAGGTAAACCTTGCAAAGTTCGTTTGCTTCCATGCCTCGGCGTAATTTGCAAACTGCCATTTAACGGGCAGTATGCCGGTACCGCTCATCAGCTCGGAGCTGCTCTTCAGCGAGCCCGCAATCATCATGACGAGAGGAAATAAGGTCAATATCGTTACGGCTAGCAGGAACAGTCCGATCAGCACACGGGAGATCCATTTCGCGTAAGACTTTCCCGCCCCTATCGCTTGTTGGTTCATTTTGCTCAGCCTCCTAGAATACCCGGTTCATTTTTCTGCTGAAATAATAATAAAGTGCTGTTATAGCTCCTACAATAAGAGCCGTTGCGAAACCTACGGCACTGCCGTAACCGATCTGCTGCTCTACCGGCGAGCCTGTGGATACTGGGAAGAGTAGCTTATACAGATACAAGTACATCACTTCTGTCTTGCCGATAGGCCCGCCTTCGGTCATGACCATAATACTCTCGTATCCTTTCAGAGACGCGATAACTGCAAGCATAATAATAACCTGCATAATCGGCCCCAGCATTGGAACGGTGATACGGGTAAAGCGCTGTACAGCGTTCGCACCGTCAATGGAGGCACTCTCGTACAGATCGCGCGGAATGCTCTGAAGGCCCGCCAAAAATAACAGCATATAATTGCCGACAGCCCCCCATGCAGCGACCAGAATGACCGTGAGCATCGCATGGTCTGGTCCTAGCCAATTGATTGGATCAGAAATAATTCCGTACTTCATCAATTGTTGATTCACCATTCCGTTATAAGCGTTAAACAAAATATAGAAGACGACAGAGATAACCGCTGTGCTAATTACGGTGGGCATAAAATATACGGCTCTCAAAAAATTACGGCCTCGAAAGCTTGCGTTCAATATTACGGCAAGCAGCAGCGAGAGCGGGATGGTCAGCACCAGCTTTCCTCCTGCAAAAACAAGCGTATTAACGACCGATTGCCAAAATAAATCGTCCCGAAACAGTCTTCGGAAGTTATCGAGCCCAACGAACAATTCCTGTCCATAACCTGCATAATCATAGAACATATACCGAAGCACCCATACTAGCGGGTATATGCCCAGCGCCAGCGTCAAGATGACGCTCGGGAGCAGAAATAGAGAATTCTCCTGAAGTTTTCGTAATTTCAGCACCTTTCTCTCCTCCTTTATGATATCCTGGCGACCGCCGGCAAACGACAGAAGCCAGAAAGCCTCCGCGAAGTCTTCGCGAAGGCTCCCAATTTTCGCTTCTTACAGCTTGCTAGGGTCAAAATCTGCAAGAGGCGTTATCGCTGCTTCGCCCTTCTCTACCGCTTTGTCCAATGCATCATTGTAACGTTGGTTCAAGTCCTTAACGAGTCCATTCAGGTCGCCGCCGCTAAGCATGTATTTGAAGAATACGTCGCCATAGTTCGCTCCCTCTGGCGTTATGCTAGGTGTTGCTGGCCACATAGCGTCATGCTGACCGACCAAGAAACCTTCCATTCCTTTGATATCCGGCTGCTTCGCTTTCTCTGAAATGCTAGGAACAACCGCTATGCCGAAACCTTTCTCATGGTACGTTGTCATAACATCGTCCGCATACATATACTCCATGAACTTCCATGCTGCTTCTTTATGCTTGGAGCTTGCGCTGATGCCAAACCATGTGCCGGCGGAGACGATCTCAGACTTGCCTTTGATTTCTCCGTTTATAGTCGGCGCCAGTGTACCGCCCCAGTTAATATCTGTCGGGAATTGATCTTGGTATACGCCTGGTTCTGTCGAGAACGACATGTACATGCCGATCTTGCCAGCTGCGAATTGAGCGCGAAGCGGATCGATATCCAATGATTCTGCGCCAGGGAGAATACTGCCGTCTGCCCACATTTGCTTGAAGTACTCAACAACCTCAGCGTATGGAGCGAAGTCGAACTTGCCCGTCTTGAGGTCATAGCCAAGTCCTTGATACCCGCTCAGCGACAAAATTTCGCGGATCGAACGATCAAAGGCGCCCTTAGGGTTTTTGTAATTCAACGCAAAGCCGTATATGCCCTCTGACTTGCCGACTTCCGTAATCTTCTTCGCTGCGTCTACCAGCTCTTGCATTGTAGCAGGAGGAGCAGTTATGCCAGCCTTGTCGAACAGCTCTTGGTTGTATACTAGACGAAGGGTCAAGCCTGTATTCGGAAGGGAATATAGCTTGCCTCCGAAACGGTTCACTTCATCAATGATCAAACTGTCGAATTTCGTCTTCATCTCATCCGTTAAGTAATTGTCAATCGGTTCCAAATACCCTTTCTTCACAAAAACGCCCGTGTTGGCACTTTTAATACGAAGCAAATCAGGTGCTTGATTTCCTGAAAACGCAATGTCTACACTCTGGTTGAAATTCTCGGAGAGCACCGTCAGCTCCACCTCGATATTGTCAGAGTTGCTTGCATTAAACTCCGTAATAAGCTCTTTTAGATACTCCTGATCATGCCGATCGTCGGTCCAGTACGTAATCGTCGTTTTCTGAGCCGGCTTCTCCTTCTGAGTATTTTCCGTCTGGGCTGGTTTCTCTGTTGCTTGATTATTGTTCTGAACTGCATTGTTTCCGCCGCATGCCGCGAGGACGAGCATAATCGTTAGCGCCATAATGAGAGCTGAAGATTTTTTCAACATGTGCAATACCCCTTTTCGGTTATATTATTGTGTGTCTACGATTTCATTATAGGAGCGAAGCGATAAAAAAGGAGGGTGGCACAGCCACTCTCCAGGTGCGGTAAGTTCATTCTGTTATAATGTCCACCTCATCTGAATGGTAGCTCTCACGAAACTCAGACGGTGTCATCCCTGTCGATCGTTTAAACATGTCGCTGAAATAACGCCGTTCCTCATAGCCGACCGCAAATGCAATCTCTTGTACGGGCACACCGTCAATCAGCATTGCTTTCGCCTTGCGGATGCGCTCAGAAGTCATGTATTGCGTAAGTGTCATGCCTGTTACTTTCTTAAATAAAATGGAGAAATAGCTCGCGCTGAGGTGAACCTGCGCTGCGCATTCCGTAACCGTTACCTCACGTCCAAGCTGCCCGCTTAGATACTCCATCGACTTATAAATAATCGTCTGTCCCTCAGATAGTGTTCCCCTTCGAACTAAATCAGCACCATCCCTGCAGAGCGACTCCATCTGCTGCTGAAGCGCGGCCAATGTGACTCCACTGGAACGCTGCATCGCTTTAAATCGGTCTGCTGCGACCTTAATATCGGAATAGAAGCCAAGCTCATGAAACGTTCGCATCGCGGAAGCAGCCAGTTCCTCATATAAACTAAGCAAATAATCAGGACTCGGCCTACGTGCCAAACCTTTAAGCGCCTCCGCCATTTCTTTAAGCAGCGATACCGCTTTCTCCCCATTGCCCGAACGCAGCGCGAGCAGCAGCTCATCCTTATACTCTAGTGAAACCGCTTCAGGCTGATCCGTGTGAACGACATCCCCATAGCTGATCACGCTGTTTCCAGATGTGTAGAGATGATGAGCGAGTGCCCACTCTGCCTGACGGCGCGACTCAGGCAAGCCGCTAACGCTTTCCGCTACACCGCCTATGCCAACAGAAATTGTAAATTTCGAATATTTCCCGATATGATCACAGCAGCGTTCAGCCAAGGCTGCCGCCTCCGCCGCATCGCGGACATTCACTACTGCGACGAATCGATTCTCCTTGGAGCGATACACAATGCAGCTTGCGTACTCGCGCATCGTTTCCTCTACGATGTTCTGTAAAGTAAAACGAGCCAGCTCTATTTGATGAACAGAAAGCTCCTCCATCCGCTCTTGAAATCCGTCAATTTCCATCAGCAGCACCGCCATCGCTTCCGGTCTTACGCTCAGCCCAAGGAACTCCCAGCGATTTGAAGCCTTATCCCATGATGTGGGATAGCTCAGTAGAAGCTCCATATATTCCTGCTGAAGCAAGGGAATACTCTCTCGCAGCTTGCGCTCCATCTCTTTCTCATTCAGCAGCCTGGCCCGCTCCTGCAGTCCAGCCTCTCTCGCCTTTAATACGGCGGTCATAATATCCTCCTCCGTGAACGGTTTCACGACAAAGTCGAACGCGCCAAGCTTCACCGCTTGTCTAGCATAATCAAAGTCCGTGTAGCTGCTGATCAATATAATTTTACAGGCATGATTCAGCTCAAGCACCGCGCGCAGCATAGACAGGCCGTCCATTTTTGGCATGCGGATATCCGTTATGATAATGTCAGGCTTCATCTCTTTAATAAGCATTAGCCCATCTTCCCCGTTATAGGCTTTGCCTGCAAGGATAACGCCCTTCTCTTCCCATTCCAGAGATGAAAGACCTTCCACTACGCTCTTAATATCATCGATGATGCATAAACTAACTTGTTCCGTCTTATCCAAAGTTATTTTCCCCTTTCAATGGAATGGTTATTTTTATGGTCATGCCATTGCCTGGCTCACTGTCAATAACGAGCATGCCTGCCTGCTCGCCGTAATAGAGATGCAAGCGGCTAAGAAGATTGCCAATCGCATAACCCTTCTCTGAGGTTTGCCTGAGAAGAGAGCTTGCGGTCGCCTTATCTATGCCAGCCCCATTGTCACTGACCGTAATGATGCAATGACCCGCCTGAGCATCTGAATCCAATGAAATACGAATTCGACCTCCACTTTCTATGTCGCCGAATCCATGCAAAATACTGTTTTCCACCAGCGGCTGCAGCATAATTCTTGGCACATACAGCGCCTCCACCGCAGTGTCATTTATCTCAATTTCGTACTCAAACAATTCCTCGTAGCAATATTTTTGCAGCTCCAAATATTGCCTGACATGCAGAATTTCCTTCTCCAGCGTCGTAAACTCCTGCCCCTTGTTCAGCCCAAGCTGGAACAAACGGGATAAAGACATGACCATATGCTGGGACTCCTCGGTTTTTTTCAGTTTCATTTTCCAATAAATCGTATTTAATGTGTTATAGAGAAAATGAGGATCCATTTGCGCAGACAGCGCTTTAATCTCCGTCGTCCGCTTATTCGTCTCCGCTTGCTTCACGTCGTCAATCAAGCTGACGATCTGCTCCAGCATCCGATTAAAACGAATGCCGATTTGTGCAAGCTCATCACCGTTCTGTATCTCGAAGCGTGCCGTAAGATCATTGCTCTCCACCCTCTTCATAACGACCAGCAGACTCTTGAGAGGCTTCAGCAAATAACGGATCAGGCCGCTGGACACAATCGTGACCACTACAAAACAGCCCAGCACGATAAAAACGATCATCCACTTAACGAAAATCAAGTCCTGCAGGACGTTGTTTTTGGATTGAATCGAAACAATTTTCCAGTCATTTAACCCTAAGGAGGCGTAGTTAATAAAATAATCCTCATCATGAAGCGCATGCGTCGCTTGGCCCGCTTCGCCACTGCTGACAATGTCGCCAATCATGCCGCTATCCACCGCTTGCTGGACAAGTGAATTGCTCTCGCGAACGACTAGCCCTCCCTTGTTGTTCACTAAAAAACGCATTGAGCCGCTCGCTGAATCCGTCCCGATCAGTCTGCTCAGCCCGCTTTCGCGAATGTTAACGACCACGTATACATCTCTTAACGAGAACAGGGTTGAGTCGGTAATCGGCTCCAGCACAAGCGAGACCACTCGCTGTTTACCCGTGAACAGCTGGTCCTCGTGACTTTCCACCCAAATATTCCGCTTCTCTTGCAAAATTCGCTCGTACATCGGCGTATCCTGAAAAGTTACAGAGCGATTGCGATTAATGGACAGCGGATAAAAGTCTCCCATCGGAGTGGATACGTAGATGGAATGGATGAGCGACTCCGCCACTCTTGCCTGCGAGAACACATTGTCCATATTATTTAGATGCTTATAATAATTGTCGTAATCACCAGCCGACACGCTCTCCAGCAAATCTTTGAATGGCTCACTGATCATGAACGTCATCATAACCAACATTAATTTACTCAGCTTCTCATCTACGACTTGGGCGGAGGTGGCGACCGAATCCTGCGTTAAGGTGAGCGATTTCTCTTCCAATATTCCAGCCGATATATAGTAGGATAATCCTCCGGTCACTAGAACAGCCATAATCGTGACGATGAGAAAGGCATATTTCAGTTTATTGCGAAACGACAGCGTATTCACTCGCAGCATGGAGATCACTTCCTGCACTTATAATTTGGGAACCCTTTCATTATGTCACGCACAGTCTTGCCACACAATGCAATGACAGGAGCCCGCCAGACACGGGTAAGCCATGTCTGGCGGGCGGTTAGGAAATTAGATCATTGCTAATCGTTAATCGTGAAGCCTACATTTACATCTCGCGATTCATTGTTGTATGGCCGTCGTTACTGCTGCTATTATACTGCTCTATTTCGCTGAAGACGGAGAGGTAACCCTACTGTTGACAGGCGGTAAAATAACTCCATTAATAAATTCCTGCTAATCTTCCCCCGGCAGCTGTTTTGAAATTCGCGAGAAATTAGCGTTAGACGAAACACAAATAGGGATATCGAAGCTAAAGATCACTTCGGTATCCCTTAAGCCTTTTCAACTCATAGACCATTGCCCTCATCATCCCTGTGTACTCTTACCTATCTATTCTCTCTTTAATCATCCATAAAGCCAGATCATGCCCAACATGCACATAGCTGCCTAACTGCACTTGCTCATTTCCGTCCATGATTCCTCTTCCATCAGGAATATAGCCCCGCTTAGCATAAAGGCGCTGTGCATTCCCATAGGTATGGAACAGCCCAACACCAATTCCGACCATGCTGTGCTTCTCAAACGCTATTTGTTCGATAGCATCCATTAAAGCATTGCCGATGCCTAGTCGGCGACAGGTAGGAACAACGTCAAAGTTATTAATCTCTGGAATTCCTTTCTCAGCGAAATAGGAATAGGTTGATGCTGACAACAGATGAAGCCACCCAGCAAAGCTCCCCTCATATAAAGCGACAAGAGTAACTCTTTCCCCCGACTTGTTCTCTTCCCAGCACCTTTGAATATAATCCAGTGGTTTCCCAATATGGTGCTTAGCTAGTCCTTGGAATACGGCATCAACATCTTCACTGTTCATTTGCCTTATTTGAATAGAAGTACTCATATCGCAATCCCCTCTCAAGTGTTTCCCAAAATGATAGCTTTCCC from Paenibacillus sp. FSL H8-0548 encodes the following:
- a CDS encoding response regulator, which produces MDKTEQVSLCIIDDIKSVVEGLSSLEWEEKGVILAGKAYNGEDGLMLIKEMKPDIIITDIRMPKMDGLSMLRAVLELNHACKIILISSYTDFDYARQAVKLGAFDFVVKPFTEEDIMTAVLKAREAGLQERARLLNEKEMERKLRESIPLLQQEYMELLLSYPTSWDKASNRWEFLGLSVRPEAMAVLLMEIDGFQERMEELSVHQIELARFTLQNIVEETMREYASCIVYRSKENRFVAVVNVRDAAEAAALAERCCDHIGKYSKFTISVGIGGVAESVSGLPESRRQAEWALAHHLYTSGNSVISYGDVVHTDQPEAVSLEYKDELLLALRSGNGEKAVSLLKEMAEALKGLARRPSPDYLLSLYEELAASAMRTFHELGFYSDIKVAADRFKAMQRSSGVTLAALQQQMESLCRDGADLVRRGTLSEGQTIIYKSMEYLSGQLGREVTVTECAAQVHLSASYFSILFKKVTGMTLTQYMTSERIRKAKAMLIDGVPVQEIAFAVGYEERRYFSDMFKRSTGMTPSEFRESYHSDEVDIITE
- a CDS encoding sugar ABC transporter permease; translated protein: MLKLRKLQENSLFLLPSVILTLALGIYPLVWVLRYMFYDYAGYGQELFVGLDNFRRLFRDDLFWQSVVNTLVFAGGKLVLTIPLSLLLAVILNASFRGRNFLRAVYFMPTVISTAVISVVFYILFNAYNGMVNQQLMKYGIISDPINWLGPDHAMLTVILVAAWGAVGNYMLLFLAGLQSIPRDLYESASIDGANAVQRFTRITVPMLGPIMQVIIMLAVIASLKGYESIMVMTEGGPIGKTEVMYLYLYKLLFPVSTGSPVEQQIGYGSAVGFATALIVGAITALYYYFSRKMNRVF
- a CDS encoding sugar ABC transporter substrate-binding protein, whose amino-acid sequence is MLKKSSALIMALTIMLVLAACGGNNAVQNNNQATEKPAQTENTQKEKPAQKTTITYWTDDRHDQEYLKELITEFNASNSDNIEVELTVLSENFNQSVDIAFSGNQAPDLLRIKSANTGVFVKKGYLEPIDNYLTDEMKTKFDSLIIDEVNRFGGKLYSLPNTGLTLRLVYNQELFDKAGITAPPATMQELVDAAKKITEVGKSEGIYGFALNYKNPKGAFDRSIREILSLSGYQGLGYDLKTGKFDFAPYAEVVEYFKQMWADGSILPGAESLDIDPLRAQFAAGKIGMYMSFSTEPGVYQDQFPTDINWGGTLAPTINGEIKGKSEIVSAGTWFGISASSKHKEAAWKFMEYMYADDVMTTYHEKGFGIAVVPSISEKAKQPDIKGMEGFLVGQHDAMWPATPSITPEGANYGDVFFKYMLSGGDLNGLVKDLNQRYNDALDKAVEKGEAAITPLADFDPSKL
- a CDS encoding sensor histidine kinase, producing the protein MLRVNTLSFRNKLKYAFLIVTIMAVLVTGGLSYYISAGILEEKSLTLTQDSVATSAQVVDEKLSKLMLVMMTFMISEPFKDLLESVSAGDYDNYYKHLNNMDNVFSQARVAESLIHSIYVSTPMGDFYPLSINRNRSVTFQDTPMYERILQEKRNIWVESHEDQLFTGKQRVVSLVLEPITDSTLFSLRDVYVVVNIRESGLSRLIGTDSASGSMRFLVNNKGGLVVRESNSLVQQAVDSGMIGDIVSSGEAGQATHALHDEDYFINYASLGLNDWKIVSIQSKNNVLQDLIFVKWMIVFIVLGCFVVVTIVSSGLIRYLLKPLKSLLVVMKRVESNDLTARFEIQNGDELAQIGIRFNRMLEQIVSLIDDVKQAETNKRTTEIKALSAQMDPHFLYNTLNTIYWKMKLKKTEESQHMVMSLSRLFQLGLNKGQEFTTLEKEILHVRQYLELQKYCYEELFEYEIEINDTAVEALYVPRIMLQPLVENSILHGFGDIESGGRIRISLDSDAQAGHCIITVSDNGAGIDKATASSLLRQTSEKGYAIGNLLSRLHLYYGEQAGMLVIDSEPGNGMTIKITIPLKGENNFG
- a CDS encoding carbohydrate ABC transporter permease is translated as MNQQAIGAGKSYAKWISRVLIGLFLLAVTILTLFPLVMMIAGSLKSSSELMSGTGILPVKWQFANYAEAWKQTNFARFTWNSTFLSTVSTVGTLLVAAMAAYVTDRRDFPGKKLYVAVQASTLFVSVGAVVLRPQYDLMVILHLNTSLWGVILILISAHASTYFILSSFFKSIPRELDEAAMIDGSGFIRTFFKVMLPLLAPGLGVAGLFAFRHGWNEYILPLVFTMTSPELQTLTVGLANLRYGSSAAMQTHLMLAGACLSVLPMLLVYIIANKSFMQMTAGSLKG
- a CDS encoding GNAT family N-acetyltransferase; translation: MSTSIQIRQMNSEDVDAVFQGLAKHHIGKPLDYIQRCWEENKSGERVTLVALYEGSFAGWLHLLSASTYSYFAEKGIPEINNFDVVPTCRRLGIGNALMDAIEQIAFEKHSMVGIGVGLFHTYGNAQRLYAKRGYIPDGRGIMDGNEQVQLGSYVHVGHDLALWMIKERIDR